Genomic window (Candidatus Hydrogenedentota bacterium):
CGACAATCACGCCCAGTGGGTAGATGAATTTCCCGCGCCGCCGCCTGAACTCGATTGGGAAATGTATGTGGGGCCTGCTGAATGGACACCTTTTCATCCCAACCGTTACCATTGGGATTGGCGGTGGTGGCTGAGCTTCGGCGGCGGGCAAATGATGGACTGGATCGGGCATCATGGCGATATTGCGCACATGGCGATGGGCTGGGATAATTCCGGCCCCATTGAAGTGGAAGGGATACGTTGGGAGCCGCCCAAGGAACGCAACAATCTGTATAACAGCATGGAGCATTACGAGTTTCAAGCCACTTACGAGGGCGGCATCACCATGACCGTCGCCAATACCTGCGATATGCCGGATTATTTTTTGGACTGCGGCAAGCTGGGCACTATGTTTTTTGGAGACAATGATGCGTGGTTATACGTCGATCGCAGCGGTATACAAGCGAGCGATAAAAAATTGCTCAAGACAAAATTCCGCAAAGATGATTTCCGTTTTCGCAAACAGACGAATCACATGACGGACTTCTTTGACTGTGTAGTCAGTCGTGAAGAATGCATTGCGCCTGTCAACGCCGGGCATCGTTCTGCCTCCCTCGGCCATCTCGGGAAATTAGCGTGTATGCTGCACAGCAGTTTCAAATGGGATCCGCAAAATGAGCGCATTACCGACAATCCGGCGCTTAATAGTATGTTGACGCGCAGATATCGCGCAGACTGGTCTCTTGATGTTTAAGCGCATCGGTAGAAAAGAGTCATCTCAAGGATAACCAGAGTCGGAAAGCAGAAGAACACGACACCCGGCATTCAGTCAAGGTCTATGGACGGTCATGAATGCCGGGTGTTTTTTTCAGATTATTTGTCGGTGATCCATGCTTCCGTGAAGGCGACGTGTTTGATGGAACTGCCCGCTTCGCCGCTGATGGTGTAGGAGTAGCTCACATGGATACGTTCATCTTTACACTGAATGACAGCCGGGTATGAGAAGGATCCGCCCTTCTCTTCGGTTTCTTCGATACTTCGAGAATGGGGCCAGCTGCGCCCTTCATCATCGGAACTATAAACAGATAGACGGTGGCGGCCGTCTATTGTGTCATTACAGATGAGTACCCATGTGCCACTGTGCAAGACTTCCACATCAACACTGGAACCCGGATTGGGTATCCCTGCGAATTCTATGGAAGACCACGTCATACCTCCATCTTTGGAAACCGCAGTGCGCAGCTGTTTCGGCAGTCCGTTGTCGCGCATAAACGCGACGATCTCGCCGTTGGTGCGTTTGGCGAAAGCGGGTTGTATGTTGCCCAACATGGTCAGATCCGGATCAAGTATGGGCGTGCTGAAACGCCAGTTTACACCGCCATCATTTGTAAAGGCCGCCAAGGAGCAATTGAACACATCCGAATAAAGTCCTAATATGAGGGTTTGTTCATCCAATAAGATGGGAGCGGTTCGTGTCATCCATCCTAGGCGTTGATGTATTTTTTCACGGCTGCGCCCTTGTAAATCAACGGCTTTCTCTTTGAGTTCCGGAATGCCGTTTAAAAGTGCGGCGTAGGTATCCATACCCTCTTCAAGGACACGAGTAAAGCGTTCTTCCAATTCCAAGGGCCGCACATGAATGACATCCTGCCAATCCCAGATCGGGGCGCCGTCTTTGTCGTAGTTTGTAGACTTTCGGTATTTTAAAAGGGATCCGCCCCACTCGTTATCTTGTACAACGATCCAGAACAACCACAGCACCTCTTGCTGATCAATGAAAAGTACAGGATTGCAGTCGGGCAGATGGGGTGTATCAGCCATGAGGAAAGGCGCAGACCAACTTTCTTCTCCGTTGCGCTTACGGGCACCCTGCAGCATCACATCATCGGACTGGCGCTCGCCGCTGCCATGAAACCACACGGCGAGCAGATCGCCCGAAGGTGTTTCCACGATCCCGGAGCCGTGGTTGTGATAAGTATTCATGGGAAAGATCAATTCGCCTTGGAAAGCTGTGGACAGTATCATGCCTTGTACCAATAGTGACAGTAGCATACGGCTTTTCTCCTGTGCTGTTTGTGTTGTAACGAGATTAAGATTGTAATAGCGTGCTTCACCGATTGTCTCTTTTATAGGAGGATAATTCATTCTTCTGCTGTTTTGAAAAGGCGCATGGTGAAGCATCAGTAACATTTCAAGTATAATATAAACTGGAGTGAGGAGTTCGAATAAGAGACTACGTTGGGGTGGAACGGAAGCCGGCCGAACGGGTTCTTTTCTTAACATTCAAGCAAAGAAACGTTTTTCGCCTTAAAATAGATCAAAAAATTGAAGAGATTCCGGGCCGTAAGTCACCGGAAGGAGCAAATGTATGAGCATGCCAAAAAAATACGATCCGACGAGCATTGAGGAACATTGGGGAAAAAGCTGGATTGATTCCCTTATCTATGCTTGGGATCCGAGCCGCGGACGGGAAGAGACTTTTGCCGTAGATACGCCGCCGCCAACGGTGAGAGGATCGCTCCATGTGGGACATTTATTCAGCTATTCCCATCAAGATTTCATTGTGCGTTTCCAACGCATGTGCGGTAAAAATATTTTCTTCCCCATCGGCTGGGATGATAATGGTCTGCCCACAGAACGGCGCGTACAAAACTTATTTAATGTTAAGTGTGAAGCCCATATCCACTATGATCCCGACTTTAAGGCAGAGCGTATGGCGAAGGGAGCTCCCACACCGATTAGCCGCAAAAACTTTATCGAATTATGCGAGCTCGTAACGAAAGAAGATGAGACGGCGTTCCGCCATTTGTGGAGCCGCCTCGGATTGAGTTACGACTGGTCGCTTGAATATGCGACGATCGACGAACATTGCCGCCGCACGTCGCAAGCCAGTTTTTTAGATATGTTAAAAAAGGACGAGGTCTATCAAGACAATCGGCCTGTCCTCTGGGATATCGATTTTCATACCGCTATTGCGCAAGCGGAAGTGGTAGATAAAGAAGTGCCCGGCGCCTATCATTTCCTGCGTTTTCCCATTCGAGGAAGCGAGGAATATCTGGTCATTGCTACTACGCGTCCGGAATTGTTGCCCGCTTGTGTGGCAGTAATGGTTCATCCCGATGATGAACGTTTTGTTGCCTATGCCGATAAAGAAGCGATTACGCCCCTTTTTGGTGTGCCCGTGCCCATTATCAAAGACAACAGAGCCGACCCCGAAAAAGGGACCGGCGTGGTCATGGTCTGTACTTTTGGCGATCAAACTGACGTCGAATGGTGGCTCCAATACAAACTTCCCTTACGGCAAATCTTGGGTGAAGACGGGAAATTACTTCCGTTGCAGTTTTCCAACGATGCGCACGAGGACGCAGCACTCTTCAGTGTTGATCCCGATCAAGCCAATACCGTTTATGAGCAATTAGCGGGACTACCTACCAAAAAGGCGCAAGAAAAGATTGTGGAGATTGCTGAGGCCGCCTCCGGCGTGATTGACCGTTCCCGTCAAGAAATCGAGCATGCCGTAAAATTCTTTGAAAAAGGATATCGCCCTCTTGAATTGCTGCCCACACGGCAATGGTATGGCAAAATTTTGGATAAAAAAGAAGCCTTACAAGAACAAGGCAAGAAAATTGAATGGCATCCCGCCTTCATGTCCAAACGCTATGAACACTGGGTGGATGGGCTGAATCTGGATTGGTGTCTGAGCCGCCAGCGCTTCTTTGGCGTGCCCATTCCCTTATGGTACAAATTAGATGAACACGGGAATTGCCTTTATGATCAGATTATTGTGCC
Coding sequences:
- a CDS encoding Gfo/Idh/MocA family oxidoreductase; amino-acid sequence: MTHKDKDISRRSFLGGVGVALTAPHIIPATAFGRNKEVSPSNRIQVGVVGTGGQGKGLMENAIRHKNIRIVALCDVDQERLTEAKRLVDDYYGDQASAAYGDYRELLARDDIDALIVATPDHWHALVCVQAARKGLDIYCEKPLAWSLGEGKAIVKAVQENNCVFQVGSMQRSQNTFKLGCELVRNGYLGSINRILVALPDDNHAQWVDEFPAPPPELDWEMYVGPAEWTPFHPNRYHWDWRWWLSFGGGQMMDWIGHHGDIAHMAMGWDNSGPIEVEGIRWEPPKERNNLYNSMEHYEFQATYEGGITMTVANTCDMPDYFLDCGKLGTMFFGDNDAWLYVDRSGIQASDKKLLKTKFRKDDFRFRKQTNHMTDFFDCVVSREECIAPVNAGHRSASLGHLGKLACMLHSSFKWDPQNERITDNPALNSMLTRRYRADWSLDV
- the valS gene encoding valine--tRNA ligase yields the protein MSMPKKYDPTSIEEHWGKSWIDSLIYAWDPSRGREETFAVDTPPPTVRGSLHVGHLFSYSHQDFIVRFQRMCGKNIFFPIGWDDNGLPTERRVQNLFNVKCEAHIHYDPDFKAERMAKGAPTPISRKNFIELCELVTKEDETAFRHLWSRLGLSYDWSLEYATIDEHCRRTSQASFLDMLKKDEVYQDNRPVLWDIDFHTAIAQAEVVDKEVPGAYHFLRFPIRGSEEYLVIATTRPELLPACVAVMVHPDDERFVAYADKEAITPLFGVPVPIIKDNRADPEKGTGVVMVCTFGDQTDVEWWLQYKLPLRQILGEDGKLLPLQFSNDAHEDAALFSVDPDQANTVYEQLAGLPTKKAQEKIVEIAEAASGVIDRSRQEIEHAVKFFEKGYRPLELLPTRQWYGKILDKKEALQEQGKKIEWHPAFMSKRYEHWVDGLNLDWCLSRQRFFGVPIPLWYKLDEHGNCLYDQIIVPDPDSLPVDPLDEAPAGYDESQRGQANGFMGDPDVFDTWATSSLTPQIASRWVDDPERHERVFPMDIRPQSHEIIRTWAFYTIVKAYLHERKIPWRNVVISGWILDPDRKKMSKSQGNVVTPEPLIDQYGADSVRYWAARARLGVDTAYDEQIFKVGKKLCTKLFNAAKFVIGRYEGIDKNLLAPENITTPLDRAVIQEMRPVITRATQAFEAFDYAQALSIVEDFFWPIFCDNYLEMAKPRTYDEALTPERISACAALRLLLRAQVRMFAPFVPYISEEIWHWDFAEDADMNASIHLSPWPKVEEFAHVAQETETMVWDAALKIVEQVRRAKADANLSMAAPIQRVSIAGASSWKKAVEAVEADIKRCLRIETLDFVEDAALTAEIEISAFFE